One genomic segment of Panicum virgatum strain AP13 chromosome 2N, P.virgatum_v5, whole genome shotgun sequence includes these proteins:
- the LOC120658156 gene encoding seipin-2-like translates to MDDDDPSAATASSSPTYDDNFFDALDSLPSASPSPSPSPPHTPSSSTLRRRPRRAKIQKQPDPVPSASPSASATTSTVTAVQDEPLKPDSSEATSAAPRTDPSPVEEEGEEEEEEEEEEAHEKAKDADVEAEAPAPAPTPSPAPSILEYLAVLVIKAVVFQVSALISCLTFPVRLLQWWFLFVTDPLGLARRARAWALGLAGDAAGALTARLGGGDGVGKVAQRLLWGSLWAVYVCVVLCALLVMAFLGGGLLVGRIVEKPVQVTETLNFDYTKPSPMAYVPVLRLVPPNQRMQLEVSLTLPESDYNRRLGVFQVKAEFLSADGKVISTSSQPCMLKFKSAHMHFIETFLRSVSLLSGYSSESQVIRLKMRGITEGLEPTTGVRIVLGQRAEFGPGAGIPEIYAASLKLEAELPLFKRLLWNWRWTLFVWSSMGLFVFELLFTLVCCRPCIFPRSGHNVAAP, encoded by the exons atggacgacgacgacccctccgccgccaccgcctcctcctcccccacctaCGACGATAACTTCTTCGATGCCCTTGATTCGctcccctccgcctccccctccccttccccttcccctccccacaccccctcctcctccaccctccgccgccgcccgcgccgcgcaaAAATTCAAAAGCAGCCCGACCCCGTCCCCTCCGCTTCTCCCTCGGCCTCCGCAACCACCTCTACCGTCACAGCCGTCCAAGACGAACCTCTGAAGCCTGACTCATCCGaggccaccagcgccgccccccGCACTGATCCATCCCCcgtggaggaggaaggggaggaggaggaggaggaggaggaggaggaggcgcacgAGAAGGCCAAGGATGCTGATGTTGAGGCGGAGGCGCCTGCTCCTGCGCCAACACCGTCGCCGGCCCCGAGCATTCTCGAGTACCTCGCCGTGCTCGTCATTAAGGCGGTGGTCTTCCAGGTCAGCGCGCTCATCAGCTGCCTAACGTTCCCGGTCCGGCTGCTGCAATGGTGGTTCCTCTTCGTGACCGACCCGCTCGGCCTGGCCCGGCGAGCGAGGGCGTGGGCGCTCGGTTTGGCTGGGGACGCCGCGGGCGCTCTGACCGCGCGGCTTGGAGGTGGGGATGGCGTGGGGAAGGTGGCGCAAAGGCTGTTGTGGGGGTCGCTCTGGGCTGTGTACGTCTGTGTGGTTCTGTGTGCGCTGCTGGTTATGGCGTTCCTGGGAGGGGGCCTCTTGGTGGGAAGAATTGTGGAGAAGCCTGTTCAGGTGACTGAGACCCTGAATTTCGATTACACCAAGCCTAGCCCGATGGCGTATGTACCAGTGTTGCGGTTGGTGCCGCCGAATCAGCGTATGCAGCTTGAGGTATCGCTGACACTGCCGGAGTCTGATTACAACCGGAGGCTCGGTGTTTTCCAG GTTAAGGCAGAGTTCCTATCTGCAGATGGCAAAGTGATCTCAACATCGAGTCAACCATGCATGCTTAAGTTCAAGAGCGCTCACATGCACTTCATAGAGACATTTCTCCGAAGCGTTTCCCTCTTGTCTGGCTACTCCTCAGAATCCCAGGTTATTAGACTAAAAATGAGGGGTATCACTGAGGGTTTGGAACCAACAACTGGAGTAAGGATAGTCCTAGGACAAAGAGCAGAGTTTGGTCCTGGTGCGGGCATCCCGGAGATCTATGCTGCATCACTGAAGCTTGAGGCTGAACTCCCTCTTTTCAAGAGGTTACTCTGGAACTGGAGGTGGACCCTTTTTGTTTGGAGCAGTATGGGTCTTTTTGTTTTCGAGTTGCTGTTTACACTTGTGTGTTGTAGACCATGTATATTTCCCAGGAGCGGACACAATGTTGCGGCTCCATAG
- the LOC120658157 gene encoding ER lumen protein-retaining receptor erd-2.2-like yields MRGTKRPLGAVTSWVRRQPPKVKAFLAVVTGMAALVFIRFIVHDHDNLFVAAEVAHALGIGVLIYKLTKEKTCAGLSLKSQDLTALFLAVRLYCSFVMEYDIHTILDTATLVATLFVIYMIRFKLRSTYMVDKDNFALYYVVVPCAALALLIHPSTSHNIVNRVSWAFCVYLEAVSVLPQLRLMQNTKIVEPFTAHYVFALGVARFLSCAHWVLQVLDTRGRLLTALGYGLWPSMVLLSEIVQTFILADFCYYYVKSLVGGQLVLRLPSGVV; encoded by the exons ATGAGGGGGACGAAGCGGCCGCTCGGCGCGGTGACGTCGTGGGTGCGGCGGCAGCCGCCCAAGGTGAAGGCCTTCCTGGCCGTGGTCACCGGCATGGCCGCGCTCGTCTTCATCCGCTTCATCGTCCACGACCACGACAACCTCTTCGTCGCCGCCGAGGTCGCGCACGCGCTCGGCATCGGCGTCCTTATCTACAAGCTCACCAAGGAGAAGACCTGCGCCG GACTATCCCTCAAGTCTCAGGATTTAACTGCTTTGTTCCTAGCTGTTAGACTGTACTGCAGCTTTGTCATGGAGTATGACATCCATACAATTCTGGACACTGCCACACTTGTAGCCACACTGTTTGTTATTTACATGATACGGTTTAAACTGAGATCAACTTATATGGTGGACAAGGATAATTTTGCATTGTACTATGTG GTTGTACCTTGTGCTGCACTGGCACTACTTATTCATCCTTCGACATCACACAACATTGTGAACCGGGTCTCCTGGGCATTCTGTGTTTACTTGGAAGCTGTTTCTGTTCTGCCACAATTACGCTTGATGCAAAATACTAAG ATTGTTGAACCGTTTACAGCTCATTATGTATTTGCGTTGGGGGTTGCAAGGTTTCTTAGCTGTGCCCACTGGGTTCTACAG GTTTTGGACACGCGTGGCCGTCTGTTGACAGCTCTTGGCTATGGTTTGTGGCCATCTATGGTGCTTCTGTCAGAAATCGTGCAGACATTCATCCTTGCGGATTTCTGCTACTACTATGTGAAGAG TCTGGTTGGTGGGCAACTGGTGCTACGGCTTCCCTCAGGGGTGGTGTAA
- the LOC120658158 gene encoding transcription initiation factor IIB encodes MSDSFCPDCKKQTEVAFDHSAGDTVCTECGLVLEAHSVDETSEWRTFANESNDNDPVRVGGPTNPLLTDGGLSTVIAKPNGAQGEFLSSSLGRWQNRGSNPDRSLILAFRTIANMADRLGLVATIKDRANEIYKKVEDLKSIRGRNQDAILAACLYIACRQEDRPRTVKEICSVANGATKKEIGRAKEFIVKQLEVEMGQSMEMGTIHAGDFLRRFCSTLGMNNQAVKAAQEAVQRSEELDIRRSPISIAAAVIYMITQLSEDKKPLKDISLATGVAEGTIRNSYKDLYPYASRLIPNTYAKEEDLKNLCTP; translated from the exons ATGAGCGACTCCTTCTGCCCGGACTGCAAGAAGCAGACGGAGGTGGCGTTCGACCACTCGGCGGGGGACACGGTGTGCACCGAGTGCGGCCTCGTCCTCGAGGCGCACTCCGTCGACGAGACCTCCGAGTGGCGCACCTTCGCCAACGAGTCCAACGACAACGACCCCGTCCGTGTCGGCGGGCCCACCAACCCGCTCCTCACCGACGGCGGCCTCTCCACCGTCATCGCCAAGCCCAACGGCGCGCAGGGCGAGTTCCTCTCCTCGTCGCTCGGCAGGTGGCAGAACCGCGGCTCCAACCCCGACCGATCCCTCATCCTCGCCTTCCGCACCATCGCCAACATGGCCGACAG GTTGGGTCTTGTGGCTACTATTAAG gaCCGAGCCAATGAAATCTACAAGAAGGTTGAAGATCTCAAGTCTATCAGGGGAAGAAATCAAGATGCCATATTAGCTGCTTGTCTGTATATTGCTTGTAGACAAGAAGATAGGCCTAGAACTGTGAAAG AAATATGTTCTGTTGCTAATGGAGCCACGAAGAAAGAAATTGGCCGAGCAAAAGAATTTATAGTGAAACAGCTGGAAGTTGAGATGGGGCAATCTATGGAGATGGGAACCATTCATGCTGGAGATTTTCTG AGGCGTTTCTGTTCAACTCTTGGGATGAACAATCAAGCTGTTAAAGCAGCCCAGGAGGCAGTTCAGCGCTCAGAGGAGCTTGATATAAG GAGGAGCCCTATCTCAATTGCAGCAGCGGTAATTTATATGATAACCCAACTCTCAGAGGACAAAAAGCCACTTAAAG ATATTTCCTTGGCTACTGGTGTAGCAGAAGGCACCATCAGAAATTCATACAAGGATCTGTATCCCTATGCTTCAAGGCTTATCCCTAACACCTACGCCAAGGAGGAAGACCTAAAGAATCTCTGCACACCTTAG